Proteins from a single region of Scylla paramamosain isolate STU-SP2022 chromosome 13, ASM3559412v1, whole genome shotgun sequence:
- the LOC135106286 gene encoding mucin-2-like isoform X2 — protein sequence MDDTQQLDCTQALLCDQDEEDELDETHHLVAWLEVNGSQHQVFGGKNIIGRDPDGCKIVIPNKVLSKQHAVVEVRAGTHTLSDLGSCNKTRLGKMVLRPHVQYALQGGEKIRFGNVMATYTIKPEKCDDSGSETGSESMLPMMEDEEERSPSPVLSSRLHYSGSQNALQNGTDAKPVTSVFSQNSSILQGKGMSSSPSLDTPLSHLTDSLLQSSDVESSVVSASQSPTKKTALPSPSCTRRTDLEEYNSDASTDVEDNAPAQFYPNSPEKPALTSPVTSVPETPPHSSHKTIIADTPGCSSSNISIPETPAASYPSPSKMDTSLCSLSITSIPETQDCSSPIPCFPDTPITTGDTPAGVQKNDHPGQGPDNECSVFKKPLAISTVKASRSPNTPVRVGSSSKSSVATKSSESVSTRLFSAGSSDVVDLDAPTQVFTGSASSDIDLDVPTQVFTGDTSVDLDAPTQVFTGDTSVDLDAPTQVFTGDTNVDLDAPTQVFASSPPSDVDLDVPTQVFTGDTNIDLDAPTQVFTSDAPGDLDCHAPTQVFTSDAPVDIDSDAPTQVFTSDAPVDIGPDAPTQVFTSDAPVDIGPDAPTQVFTSDAPVDIGPDAPTQVFTSDAPVDIGPNTPTQVFTSDAPVDIGPDAPTQVFTSDAPVDIGPDAPTQVFTSDAPVNIGPDAPTQVFTSDAPVDIGPDAPTQVFTSDEPVDIGPDAPTQVFTSDAPVDIGPDAPTQVFTSDAPVDIGPDAPTQVFTSDEPRDIDPDAPTQVFTTDAPRDTDPDALTQVFTSDAPVDIGPDAPTQVFKSDASVDIDPDVPAQVFSDAPVDLGPDAPTQVFTSDAPEDIDPDVPTQVFTSDAPVDIGPDAPTQVFISNASGDIDPDVPTQVFTTDAPKSIDGVEDKLDAAVTLVSSSDTPEISGDESCRQKLAASGNVKDIVSKGSSQLSHSHESVTDDPPSSPTLLYDPVDSDVPTQLFSGTCSDVLRPSSSIMEAWGHLESAASLKTSTPFVGHTSKENLEESDAASDISKSLFNEEDETDSLHGEKETGVFDIMEKSHKDLKEEYHSDESTDIEENTLTDTTPQTTHKSEKTVLSLKNAAECYVNKKRSMSKVPQNQALEGDCEEVLQFPTTFSSPGKDESLLMLTGQNTSSSTRKRRKHRQVIDSEPCSLESSQEAVPIKVSLSDCTFVSEESNEGIHLASPCKKGPEQSDWLSDSESEEDAKNQSQKLFDLPSDTEDPTQKEENILSSINRKTTDTVDVVQMRKNVLPPPTTRKSTRLVSRKASTPQKNGKRFRAASSATPASSSSVPVSTAPKYNQVKMSVSSSLTPASIPSSVLAPAFLTAATTSTTPTSTTSAPTCVPVPNLTIAPMTRRQTRRGKTELVTSSSTTIPVQSPTCTRRGKRSTPSYGIHSTGTIFNTVTTPISSPRTTSDTTLTTISNSNIITASTVTTLQDKRRTRSQRVSVLSPLNTRGKETETFNESTASPQPSTSAATNSSNSSANTRSRRSKQATIPSVIKVKVEVKDEDVQMTPLTTIKQEKEEIETPIDEQIIIKTEPKDDLPQDNLHKDSGQCRRTRRKPMRYSPERDISLPGRRSTSSGSSGSIQKEKTGNASAVITESSETPKDVPVQQRRSQRVLTSVQTRKQEGATSVLNSIRVKEEQEDFSEEYSESPIPLSITQTTKADPPPKKSRQSRASTSRGASQAPSRATKKIKMEFITKEESDEGHPEDSQSRITQPKAKQIKMSDCKKEEATKRVSRNSLSQQKAKRIKQESSDSASSSHSSVSSRATRSNKDVELWSPSRRQRQASTKPRVLFTGYDDPADLKIVSDLGGRMVETPHDCTVLVATSVKRTCKLLSAIGMGRPIVNPNWLTMSKAAGNFVDPWQFLLKDHAAEEKYGFCLEDTIKSASNFLLFEGLSIYATPSVQPPPCQMRDIVECAGGDYLHAPPRKYAPQIRIISCPEDKRLWPSFKSLGIPILGVEFILTGLLRHELLLEEFVLN from the exons ATGGATGACACGCAGCAGCTGGACTGCACACAGGCACTCCTGTGTGaccaggacgaggaggatgagtTGGATGAGACACACCACTTG GTTGCCTGGTTAGAGGTGAATGGAAGTCAACATCAAGTCTTTGGTGGGAAGAACATAATTGGCCGAGACCCAGATGGATGCAAAATAGTCATTCCCAACAAG GTCCTGTCTAAGCAGCATgcagtagtggaggtgagggcAGGTACACACACCCTTTCTGACTTGGGTAGCTGCAACAAGACAAGGCTGGGAAAG ATGGTACTGCGACCCCATGTCCAGTATGCACTGCAGGGTGGTGAGAAGATCAGATTTGGAAATGTGATGGCCACCTACACCATTAAACCAGAG AAGTGTGATGACAGTGGCTCAGAGACAGGCTCAGAGTCGATGCTTCCTAtgatggaagatgaagaagaaagatcaCCATCCCCTGTCCTTTCCTCCAGGCTTCATTATTCAG GCTCTCAAAATGCACTGCAGAATGGCACTGATGCCAAGCCAGTGACATCAGTGTTTTCTCAGAACAGCAGCATACTTCAAGGCAAGGGGATGTCCTCGTCACCATCCCTGGACACACCCCTCTCTCACCTTACAGATTCTCTCTTGCAG TCAAGTGATGTTGAGAGTAGTGTTGTGAGTGCTTCTCAGTCACCTACAAAGAAGACTGCATTGCCTTCTCCCTCATGCACTCGCAGAACCGATTTGGAGGAGTACAACAGTGATGCAAGTACAGATGTAGAAGACAATGCTCCAGCTCAGTTTTATCCTAATTCACCTGAAAAACCAGCGCTTACCTCCCCTGTTACTTCCGTACCAGAGACACCGCCTCATTCCTCACACAAGACGATCATAGCAGACACTCCAGGGTGTTCTTCTTCTAACATATCCATACCAGAGACACCAGCAGCTTCCTATCCAAGTCCATCAAAAATGGATACCTCATTGTGTTCCTTGTCCATCACATCTATACCAGAAACACAAGATTGCTCATCTCCCATTCCATGCTTCCCTGATACACCTATAACCACAGGAGATACTCCAGCAGGAGTACAAAAAAATGATCACCCTGGGCAAGGACCTGACAATGAGTGCTCAGTGTTCAAGAAGCCTCTTGCAATATCAACAGTTAAGGCATCTAGGTCTCCAAATACACCTGTGAGAGTTGGTTCCTCATCAAAGTCTTCAGTTGCTACCAAGTCCTCAGAGTCTGTGTCAACACGGCTATTTTCAGCTGGCAGTTCAGATGTTGTGGATCTTGATGCTCCAACGCAAGTGTTTACAGGCAGTGCATCAAGTGACATTGATCTTGATGTCCCTACTCAAGTGTTCACTGGTGACACGAGTGTTGATCTTGATGCCCCTACTCAAGTATTCACTGGTGACACAAGTGTTGATCTTGATGCCCCAACACAGGTTTTTACTGGTGACACAAATGTTGATCTTGATGCCCCAACTCAAGTGTTTGCAAGCAGTCCACCAAGTGATGTTGATCTTGATGTGCCAACTCAGGTGTTTACTGGTGACACAAATATTGATCTTGATGCACCAACACAGGTGTTTACCAGTGATGCACCAGGGGATTTAGACTGTCATGCCCCAACACAGGTGTTTACCAGTGATGCACCAGTGGACATAGATTCTGATGCCCCAACACAGGTGTTCACCAGTGATGCACCAGTGGACATAGGTCCTGATGCCCCAACACAGGTGTTCACCAGTGATGCACCAGTGGACATAGGTCCTGATGCCCCAACACAGGTGTTCACCAGTGATGCACCAGTGGACATAGGTCCTGATGCCCCAACACAGGTGTTCACCAGTGATGCACCAGTGGACATAGGTCCTAATACCCCAACACAGGTGTTCACCAGTGATGCACCAGTGGACATAGGTCCTGATGCCCCAACACAGGTGTTCACCAGTGATGCACCAGTGGACATAGGTCCTGATGCCCCAACACAAGTGTTCACCAGTGATGCACCAGTGAACATAGGTCCTGATGCCCCAACACAGGTGTTCACCAGTGATGCACCAGTGGACATAGGTCCTGATGCCCCAACACAAGTGTTCACCAGTGATGAACCAGTGGACATAGGTCCTGATGCCCCAACACAGGTGTTCACCAGTGATGCACCAGTGGACATAGGTCCTGATGCCCCAACACAGGTGTTCACCAGTGATGCACCAGTGGACATAGGTCCTGATGCCCCAACACAAGTGTTCACCAGTGATGAACCAAGGGACATAGACCCTGATGCCCCAACACAGGTGTTCACCACTGATGCACCAAGGGACACAGACCCTGATGCCCTAACACAGGTGTTCACCAGTGATGCACCAGTGGACATAGGTCCTGATGCCCCAACACAGGTGTTCAAAAGTGATGCATCAGTAGACATAGACCCTGATGTCCCAGCACAGGTGTTCAGTGATGCACCAGTGGACCTAGGTCCTGATGCCCCAACACAGGTGTTCACCAGTGATGCTCCAGAGGACATAGACCCTGATGTCCCAACACAGGTGTTCACCAGTGATGCACCAGTGGACATAGGTCCTGATGCCCCAACACAG GTGTTCATCAGTAATGCATCAGGGGACATAGACCCTGATGTCCCAACACAGGTGTTCACCACTGATGCACCAAAGAGCATAGATGGTGTGGAGGATAAACTTGATGCTGCAGTCACTCTTGTGTCCTCAAGTGACACCCCAGAAATtagtggtgatgagagctgcagGCAAAAGTTGGCAGCGAGTGGTAATGTTAAAGATATTGTCTCTAAGGGATCCTCTCAGTTGTCTCATTCACATGAGTCTGTCACTGATGATCCTCCAAGTTCTCCTACTCTTCTATATGATCCTGTAGACTCTGATGTTCCAACCCAGCTATTCTCAGGCACTTGCTCTGATGTTCTCCGGCCCAGCAGCAGCATCATGGAGGCTTGGGGGCACCTTGAGTCAGCTGCCAGCCTGAAAACCAGCACACCCTTTGTGGGACACACTAGTAAAGAAAACCTTGAGGAAAGTGATGCAGCCTCTGATATATCCAAAAGTTTGTTCAATGAAGAAGATGAGACAGATTCTCTCCATGGTGAGAAAGAGACTGGTGTGTTTGACATCATGGAAAAAAGTCATAAAGATTTGAAGGAGGAGTATCACTCAGATGAAAGCACAGACATTGAGGAAAACACACTCACAGATACTACACCACAAACTACCCACAAAAGTGAGAAAACAGTACTCTCACTCAAGAATGCTGCAGAATgttatgtaaacaaaaaaagatccATGAGTAAGGTGCCACAAAATCAGGCTCTTGAAGGAGACTGTGAAGAAGTTTTACAATTTCCAACGACTTTCTCTTCCCCGGGTAAGGATGAGAGTCTTCTCATGCTCACAGGACAGAATACGTCCTCCAGCactagaaagaggagaaagcacAGGCAAGTCATAGACTCAGAGCCCTGTAGCCTAGAATCTTCGCAGGAGGCTGTTCCCATCAAGGTCTCACTATCAGACTGCACTTTTGTGAGTGAGGAGAGTAATGAAGGTATCCACTTGGCATCACCATGCAAGAAGGGACCAGAACAATCTGATTGGCTAAGTGACAGTGAGTCTGAGGAGGATGCCAAGAACCAATCACAAAAATTGTTTGATCTGCCATCTGACACTGAAGACCCTACACAAAAAGAGGAGAATATCCTGTCTTCCATCAACAGGAAAACCACTGACACTGTAGATGTTGTGCAAATGAGAAAGAATGTCTTGCCCCCTCCTACTACCAGGAAATCTACCAGACTTGTCTCCCGTAAAGCCAGCACTCCacagaaaaatgggaaaaggtttagGGCAGCTTCCAGTGCCACTCCTGCCTCCAGTTCCTCAGTGCCTGTCTCTACTGCTCCAAAATATAACCAAGTCAAAAtgtctgtttcttcctccctaACCCCAGCCTCAATCCCTAGTTCTGTCCTTGCCCCTGCTTTCCTTACTGCAGCAACTACAAGCACAACCCCAACTTCCACCACATCTGCTCCAACCTGTGTCCCTGTTCCAAACCTTACCATTGCACCCATGACTAGGAGACAAACAAGGAGGGGCAAAACAGAGCTAGTgacttcttcctccaccactatTCCAGTCCAGTCTCCCACATGTACCAGACGTGGTAAGAGAAGCACACCTTCATATGGCATTCACTCCACCGGCACCATCTTCAATACTGTCACCACTCCCATTTCTTCCCCACGCACCACATCTGATACCACTCTCACTACTATATCTAACTCCAATATTATCACTGCTAGCACAGTTACAACACTACAAGATAAGAGAAGAACTCGATCTCAAAGAGTCTCTGTTCTTTCTCCACTAAATACCAGGGGTAAGGAGACAGAGACTTTTAATGAAAGCACAGCATCACCACAGCCATCCACATCAGCAGCTACCAATAGCAGCAACAGTTCTGCCAatacaaggagcaggaggagtaaGCAGGCAACTATACCCTCGGTTATTAAAGTGAAAGTTGAAGTGAAAGATGAAGATGTACAGATGACCCCCTTGACCACAATaaagcaggagaaagaagagatagagacacCAATAGATGAACAAATCATCATCAAAACAGAACCTAAAGATGATCTGCCCCAGGACAACCTTCACAAGGACAGTGGCCAGTGCAGGAGGACACGCCGAAAACCTATGAGATACTCCCCAGAAAGAGATATTAGCCTGCCTGGCAGGAGGTCAACATCATCAGGATCTTCAGGAAGTATACAGAAGGAGAAAACTGGAAATGCATCAGCAGTTATCACAGAGAGCAGTGAGACACCAAAAGATGTCCCAGTACAGCAGCGACGCTCCCAAAGGGTCTTGACTTCTGTGCAGACCAGAAAACAGGAGGGAGCTACATCTGTTTTAAACTCAATAAGGgttaaggaagaacaagaggattTTAGTGAAGAGTATTCAGAGTCTCCTATTCCACTTAGCATTACACAGACCACCAAGGCAGACCCACCACCAAAGAAAAGCAGGCAATCAAGAGCCTCCACTAGCAGAGGTGCAAGTCAGGCACCATCCAGAgctacaaagaaaattaaaatggaatttataacaaaggaagaaagtgatgaaGGCCATCCTGAAGACTCCCAGAGTAGGATAACACAACCAAAagccaaacaaataaaaatgtcaGATTGTAAAAAAGAGGAGGCAACAAAAAGAGTGAGTAGAAATTCACTCTCCCAGCAAAAGGCCAAAAGAATCAAACAAGAAAGCTCGGATTCTGCCTCATCCAGCCATAGCAGTGTCTCTTCAAGAGCAACCAGGAGTAATAAA GATGTGGAGCTGTGGTCTCCCTCAAGGAGGCAGCGGCAGGCCAGCACCAAGCCACGGGTGCTCTTCACAGGCTACGATGACCCGGCTGACCTTAAGATTGTTTCGGATTTGG GGGGGAGGATGGTGGAGACACCTCATGACTGCACCGTGCTGGTGGCCACAAGTGTCAAGCGTACCTGCAAGCTGCTTTCTGCTATTGGGATGGGGCGCCCAATTGTGAATCCTAACTGGTTGAC